In Callospermophilus lateralis isolate mCalLat2 chromosome 18, mCalLat2.hap1, whole genome shotgun sequence, one DNA window encodes the following:
- the Aspdh gene encoding aspartate dehydrogenase domain-containing protein, with protein sequence MALDKAPWKVGVVGYGRLGQSLVSHLLAQGPELGLELVFVWNRDPGRMAGSVPSSLQLQDLAALGERHPDLVVEVAHPQIIHESGAQILRHANLLVGSPSALANQTTERQLLGASHRWNHAVFVARGALWGTEDISRLDAAGGLQSLRVTMATHPDGFRLLGPLASAHITGPRTVLYEGPVRGLCPFAPRNSNTMAAAALAAPSLGFDNVIGVLVADLSLTDLHVVDVELKGPPGPTGRSFAVHTHRENPAEPGAVTGSATVTAFWRSLLGCCQLPSRPGIHLC encoded by the exons ATGGCCCTGGATAAGGCCCCTTGGAAGGTGGGGGTGGTGGGCTATGGCCGCCTTG GACAATCCCTTGTCTCCCACCTTCTGGCTCAGGGACCCGAACTGGGCCTAGAACTTGTTTTTGTTTGGAATCGTGACCCAGGACGCATGGCAGGGAGCGTGCCCTCTTCTCTGCAGCTCCAGGATCTTGCTGCCCTTGGGGAAAG GCACCCTGATCTTGTGGTAGAAGTGGCCCATCCCCAAATAATCCATGAATCTGGGGCACAAATCCTGCGCCATGCCAACCTCCTG GTGGGGTCCCCCTCAGCCCTGGCTAACCAGACCACAGAGAGGCAGCTCCTGGGGGCCTCACACCGCTGGAACCATGCTGTGTTTGTGGCCCGAGGGGCTCTATGGGGCACTGAGGACATCAGCAGATTGGATGCAGCTGGAGGCCTCCAG AGCCTCCGTGTCACTATGGCCACACACCCGGATGGTTTCCGGCTCCTGGGACCCCTGGCTTCAGCCCACATCACTGGGCCTCGCACTGTGCTCTATGAAGGTCCTGTCCGTGGCCTCTGCCCATTTGCCCCTCGAAACTCCAACACCATGGCAGCCGCTGCCCTAGCTGCCCCTAGCCTGGGCTTTGACAATGTGATTGGGGTGCTTGTGGCAGATCTCAG CCTCACAGACCTACACGTTGTGGATGTGGAGCTGAAAGGCCCCCCAGGCCCAACAGGCCGAAGCTTTGCTGTCCACACCCACCGAGAGAACCCTGCTGAGCCGGGCGCTGTGACTGGCTCCGCCACTGTCACAGCCTTCTGGCGCAGCCTCCTGG GATGCTGCCAGCTTCCCTCCAGGCCTGGGATCCATCTCTGCTGA